agagacgcgttctgtgtcctagagatgaatgtactttcgtgcgaaaagtgaaaatcaatcccagaacaacagcaaaggaccttgtgaagatgctggaggaaaaaggtacaaaagtatctatatccacagtaaaacgagtcctatatcgacgtaacctgaaaggcgactctgcaaggaagaagccactgctccagaacgACTGGGTCTAGTAACTAAAAGATGACAGAGTATGAATTTGCTTATAAAAATGTAAATtttaaccccccccaccccccaaaaaatattatcTTCCGAtaaatgtgtgctttcaattCATTTTATTTGAGAACGATCTTTACGAACTCCACCATCCATAtccaaggtaatgtacagaacCGTTTATCCCTTACTTATTCTGCTGATAAATCATGTATGTTATAGGTGTGTTATTATGCTCTGTGTTCCTGTAACGATGTGCgatgagagtcgggaagcaagttcagggagtgagtgttttaagcaatgcaccgacatgaaaaccgagtcaataacacctgaggaaagaaccaaggggagagACCGATATaggggaagataatcaaggaggtgatggagtccaggtgagtgacagatataggggaagataatcaaggaggtgatggagtccaggtgagtgacatgaggcgcaggtgcgtgagacgatggtgacaggtgtgtgggataatcagaagcctgatgacctagaggccagagagggagtataGGTAACTGTTCTaagaaaaggggaagggggatacctaaccagttattcaactgaaatgtgtcttatgcatttaacccaacccctctgaatcagagcgaTGCGggtgctgccttaatcgacaccCACTTCTTCGGCtctcggggaacagtgggttaactggggttgaacgacagatttttaccttgtcagctcggggattcgaaccagcaaccttttggtgactggcccaacgctctgaccTAGTGGTTATGTTCTGTGTTCCAGGCGTGTTATGGGATTCTGAAGGTGCCAAAGGGAAGCTGGCTGTGTCGGACCTGTGACCTCGGCATCTCGCCAAAATGCCAACTCTGCCCCAAGAAGGGTGGGGCCATGAAACCCACTCGCAGCGGAACAAAGTGGGTTCACGTCAGCTGTGCCCTGTGGATCCCCGAGGTGATGAAACCTAACCTCTGACCCCCAAGTCTCTATGGTCTGTCCAATCATATGTCTTTGTCCAAGCCTATCCTGGTATGCGGTCTCATCAAGAAGGCTTGAAGTTATCAAGTGATAGTATCCTAGTGTTTCAATGATGGTTGCATAAAGGGGACTTTCACATTTTGGCAAGGAGTGTATTGTCTAATGattatgtgtgtgtaggtgagcaTTGGGAACCCAGAGAAGATGGAGCCGATCACCAACATGTCCCACATCCCTAGTAACAGATGGgctctgacctgctgtctctgtAAAGACCAGACTGGAGCCTGTATACAGGTACACACGGACACTGGAGCTATGTAGCTACTGCATTGACAAGGCTTTCTACCTGGTAGTTACCTCAacaatcctctctctctgcattcccTCAGTGTTCAGCCGAGAGCTGGAACTTTTTCTCTGTATTCATGGGTGTCTGGTTCGACTAAACTCTCCTTcgagactcacattaagcatctccaatccaaaactaaatctagaatcggctttctatttcgcaacaaagcctccttcactcatgccgccaaactcaccctagtaaaactgactatcctaccgatcctcgacttcggcgatgtcatctataaaatagcctccaacactctactcaacaaactggatgcagtctatcacagtgccatccgttttgtcaccaaatcaccttataccacccaccactgcgacctgtatgctctagtcagctggccctcactacatattcgtcgccagacccactggctccaggtcatctataaacctatgctaggtaaagctcagccttatctcagttcactggtcacgttAACGACacacacccgtagcacacgttacagcaggtgtatctcactgttcatctctaaagccaacacctcatttggccgtctttccttccagttctctgctgcctgtgactggaacgaattgcaaaaatcgctgaagtttgaGACtttttttatttccctcaccaactttaaacatctgctatctgagcagctaaccgatcgctgcagctgtacatagtccatcggtatatagcccacccaatctatctacctcatccccatactgttttaatttgatttacttttctgctcttttgcacaccagtatctctacttgcacatcatcatctgctcatttatcactccagtgttaatctgctaaattgtaactattctCTCAtaaggcctatttattgcctacctcctcatgccttttgcacacactgtatatagactggcctacctggttaaataaaggtgaaataaaataaaaattcccTCAGTGTTAAGCTAAGAGCTCTAACTCTCTGTATCCCCTCAGGGTTCAGCTAAGAGCTCTAACTCTCTGTATCCCCTCAGGGTTCAGCTAAGAGCTCTAACTCTCTGTATCCCCTCAGGGTTCAGCTAAGAGCTCTAACTCTCTGTATCCCCTCAGGGTTCAGCTAAGAGCTCTAACTCTCTGTATCCCCTCAGGGTTCAGCTAAGAGCTCTAACTCTCTGTATCCCCTCAGGGTTCAGCTAAGAGCTCTAACTCTCTGTATCCCCTCAGGGTTCAGCTAAGAGCTCTAACTCTCTGTATCCCCTCAGGGTTCAGCTAAGAGCTCTAAATCTCTGTATCCCCTCAGGGTTCAGCTAAGAGCTCTAACTCTCTGTATCCCCTCAGGGTTCAGCTAAGAGCTCTAACTCTCTGTATCCCCTCAGGGTTCAGCTAAGAGCTCTAACTCTCTGTATCCCCTCAGGGTTCAGCTAAGAGCTCTAACTCTCTGTATCCCCTCAGGGTTCAGCTAAGAGCTCTAACTCTCTGTATCCCCTCAGGGTTCAGCTAAGAGCTGTAACTTGCTCTCTGTATTCCCTCAGTGTTCACTAAGAGCTCTAACTCTGTATCCCCTCAGGGTTCAGCTAAGAGCTCTAACTCTCTGTATTCCCTCAGTGTTCACTAAGAGCTTTAACTCTGTATTCCCTCAGTGTTCAGCTaagagctgtatatctctctgtatTCCCTCAGTGTTCAGCAAAGAGCTGTCGGACAGCATTCCATGTGAGCTGTGCCTTACAGAGCAGCCTGGAGATGAACACCATCCTGACAGAGCAGGATGAGGTCAAGTTCAAATCCTTTTGCCCCAAACACTCTGGTCTGAAGGGAGGACAGgacggagagggggaggagggaaaggaggggacCAGAGACAAGAAGTGGCGGAAGAGTGACAGAGTCAGACGTGATGAAGTTCCACCCCCCGTCCCAGCCCCCCAGGAGGAGAGCAGGGTGAACCAGCAGGCGGTGAACCTGCGTCAGATCAAACTGCAGCAGCTGGAGGAGCAGTTCTACCAGTTTGTTGACGTTAAGGAGGTAGCCAATCACCTGCAGTTGCCCCAGGAAACAGTAGACTTCCTGTATCAGTACTGGAAGCTGAAGCGCCGAGCCAATCACAGCCAGCCATTGCTGACCCcccagaaggaggaggaggagagtctgGCTAGGAGAGAGCATGATGTCCTCCTTCACCGCCTACAGCTGTTCACTCACCTCCGCCAGGATCTGGAGAGGGTAGGTTCTACTTCCACTTCCCGTTGCCCTAGGGGAGGGGTCAGGGTGCCATATGTTCACAAGCCATGCCTCCCGGGCCAGCCACGCCCAGGCAGCCGGCGATGGCTTCTCAGCTGGACAGGCAGAGGGACAGTACTACTctactagacagacagactgacagtactactctactagactgactgactgacagtactactctactagactgactgactgacagtactactctactagactgactgactgacagtactactctactagactgactgactgacagtactactctactagactgactgactgacagtactactctactagactgactgactgacagtactactctactagactgactgactgacagtactactctactagactgactgactgacagtactactctactagactgactgactgacagtactactctactagactgactgactgacagtactactctactagactgactgactgacagtactactctactagactgactgattgacagtactactctactagactgactgactgacagtactactctactagactgactgactgacagtactactctactagactgactgactgacagtactactctactagactgactgactgacagtactactctactagactgactgattgacagtactactctactagactgactgactgacagtactactctactagactgactgactgacagtactactctactagactgactgactgacagtactactctactagactgactgactgacagtactactctactagactgactgactgactgacagtactactctactagactgactgactgacagtactactctactagactgactgattgacagtactactctactagactgactgactgacagtactactctactagactgactgactgacagtactactctactagactgactgactgacagaactACTctactagactgactgactgacagaactactctactatacagactgactgacagaactACTCTACTATACAGACTGGctgacaacttttttttttttcacctttatttaaccaggtaggctagttgagaacaagttctcatttgcaactgcgacctggccaagataaagcatagcagtgtgagcagacaacaaagagttactcTACTATACAGACTGGCTGACAGTACTACTCTACTAGACTGACAGTACTACTCTACTAGGCAGGCTGACAGTACTACTCTACTAGACTGACAGCATCTGGAGACATTGAGAGACAGAGGACCAGATTGTCACCCTACACATGTTTTAGTTGTGTATGACTAGATGAGATATAATAGGTTTGTATTGTGGGGTTATGTGTGTGAGTTTTGAGTCTGTAAATTGCGTGTCACCTGGTTCTGCGTGTCACCTGGTTGTGTTGCAGGCGCGTAACCTGACCTACATGGTGACGCGGAGGGAGAAGATAAAGAGGACTCTGTGGAGGATCCAGGAACAGATCTTCACTCATCAGGCCGAGTTGCTGGACCATGAGATCATCAACGGTACGTCACGGGTAGGATTAGGCTGGTTGTCACGGGTAGGATTAGGCTGGTTGTCACGGGTAGGATTAGGCTGGTTGTCACGGGTAGGATTAGGCTGGTTGTCACGGGTAGGATTAGACTGGTTGTCACGGGTAGGATTAGGCTGGTTGTCACGGGTAGGATTAGGCTGGTTGTCACGGGTAGGATTAGGCTGGTTGTCACGGGTAGGATTAGGCTGGTTGTCACGGGTAGGATTAGGCTGGTTGTCGCGGGTAGGTTTAGGCTGGTTGTCGCGGGTAGGATTAGGCTGGTTGTCGCGGGTAGGATTAGGCTGGTTGTCGCGGGTAGGATTAGGCTGGTTGTCGCGGGTAGGATTAGGCTGGTTGTCGCGGGTAGGATTAGGCTGGTTGTCGCGGGTAGGATTAGGCTGGTTGTCGCGGGTAGGATTAGGCTGGTTGTCGCGGGTAGGATTAGGCTGGTTGTCGCGGGTAGGATTAGGCTGGTTGTCGCGGGTAGGATTAGGCTGGTACTTTGTGGTTAGGATTAGGCTGGTACTTTGTGGTTAGGATTAGGCTGGTACTTTGTGGTTAGGATTAGGCTGGTACTTTGTGGTTAGGATTAGGCTGGTAGTCGTGGTTAGGATTAGGCTGGTAGTCGTGGTTAGGATTAGGCTGGTAGTCGTGGTTAGGATTAGGCTGGTAGTCGTGGTTAGGATTAGGCTGGTAGTCG
This genomic stretch from Oncorhynchus kisutch isolate 150728-3 linkage group LG7, Okis_V2, whole genome shotgun sequence harbors:
- the LOC109882349 gene encoding protein Jade-1 isoform X3, yielding MKRSRHPSSSEEDSDNGSNSTSWSQHSQPRRANWKKPSEVFRTDFITAMKLHDTYQLNPEDYYVLADPWRQEWEKGVQVPVSPHTIPQPVARGVAERGMEVMFSTPKKWIRSGCSGALGYVDIQTLAEGTCRYDLNDTDVSWLELINQQFTLMGMVLLDEMTMERVMEEFERRCYDRMSHAMATEEGLGMEYDEDVVCDICRSPDSEDNNEMVFCDKCNICVHQACYGILKVPKGSWLCRTCDLGISPKCQLCPKKGGAMKPTRSGTKWVHVSCALWIPEVSIGNPEKMEPITNMSHIPSNRWALTCCLCKDQTGACIQCSAKSCRTAFHVSCALQSSLEMNTILTEQDEVKFKSFCPKHSGLKGGQDGEGEEGKEGTRDKKWRKSDRVRRDEVPPPVPAPQEESRVNQQAVNLRQIKLQQLEEQFYQFVDVKEVANHLQLPQETVDFLYQYWKLKRRANHSQPLLTPQKEEEESLARREHDVLLHRLQLFTHLRQDLERARNLTYMVTRREKIKRTLWRIQEQIFTHQAELLDHEIINGTSRVGLGWLSRVGLGWLSRVGLGWLSRVGLGWLSRVGLDWLSRVGLGWLSRVGLGWLSRVGLGWLSRVGLGWLSRVGLGWLSRVGLGWLSRVGLGWLSRVGLGWLSRVGLGWLSRVGLGWLSRVGLGWLSRVGLGWLSRVGLGWLSRVGLGWLSRVGLGWLSRVGLGWYFVVRIRLVLCG
- the LOC109882349 gene encoding protein Jade-1 isoform X1; its protein translation is MRGEWYSLLHELYLYTTASARRAVDYTLTSPRLTMKRSRHPSSSEEDSDNGSNSTSWSQHSQPRRANWKKPSEVFRTDFITAMKLHDTYQLNPEDYYVLADPWRQEWEKGVQVPVSPHTIPQPVARGVAERGMEVMFSTPKKWIRSGCSGALGYVDIQTLAEGTCRYDLNDTDVSWLELINQQFTLMGMVLLDEMTMERVMEEFERRCYDRMSHAMATEEGLGMEYDEDVVCDICRSPDSEDNNEMVFCDKCNICVHQACYGILKVPKGSWLCRTCDLGISPKCQLCPKKGGAMKPTRSGTKWVHVSCALWIPEVSIGNPEKMEPITNMSHIPSNRWALTCCLCKDQTGACIQCSAKSCRTAFHVSCALQSSLEMNTILTEQDEVKFKSFCPKHSGLKGGQDGEGEEGKEGTRDKKWRKSDRVRRDEVPPPVPAPQEESRVNQQAVNLRQIKLQQLEEQFYQFVDVKEVANHLQLPQETVDFLYQYWKLKRRANHSQPLLTPQKEEEESLARREHDVLLHRLQLFTHLRQDLERARNLTYMVTRREKIKRTLWRIQEQIFTHQAELLDHEIINGTSRVGLGWLSRVGLGWLSRVGLGWLSRVGLGWLSRVGLDWLSRVGLGWLSRVGLGWLSRVGLGWLSRVGLGWLSRVGLGWLSRVGLGWLSRVGLGWLSRVGLGWLSRVGLGWLSRVGLGWLSRVGLGWLSRVGLGWLSRVGLGWLSRVGLGWLSRVGLGWLSRVGLGWYFVVRIRLVLCG
- the LOC109882349 gene encoding protein Jade-1 isoform X2, giving the protein MRDYTLTSPRLTMKRSRHPSSSEEDSDNGSNSTSWSQHSQPRRANWKKPSEVFRTDFITAMKLHDTYQLNPEDYYVLADPWRQEWEKGVQVPVSPHTIPQPVARGVAERGMEVMFSTPKKWIRSGCSGALGYVDIQTLAEGTCRYDLNDTDVSWLELINQQFTLMGMVLLDEMTMERVMEEFERRCYDRMSHAMATEEGLGMEYDEDVVCDICRSPDSEDNNEMVFCDKCNICVHQACYGILKVPKGSWLCRTCDLGISPKCQLCPKKGGAMKPTRSGTKWVHVSCALWIPEVSIGNPEKMEPITNMSHIPSNRWALTCCLCKDQTGACIQCSAKSCRTAFHVSCALQSSLEMNTILTEQDEVKFKSFCPKHSGLKGGQDGEGEEGKEGTRDKKWRKSDRVRRDEVPPPVPAPQEESRVNQQAVNLRQIKLQQLEEQFYQFVDVKEVANHLQLPQETVDFLYQYWKLKRRANHSQPLLTPQKEEEESLARREHDVLLHRLQLFTHLRQDLERARNLTYMVTRREKIKRTLWRIQEQIFTHQAELLDHEIINGTSRVGLGWLSRVGLGWLSRVGLGWLSRVGLGWLSRVGLDWLSRVGLGWLSRVGLGWLSRVGLGWLSRVGLGWLSRVGLGWLSRVGLGWLSRVGLGWLSRVGLGWLSRVGLGWLSRVGLGWLSRVGLGWLSRVGLGWLSRVGLGWLSRVGLGWLSRVGLGWLSRVGLGWYFVVRIRLVLCG